One window from the genome of Clupea harengus chromosome 19, Ch_v2.0.2, whole genome shotgun sequence encodes:
- the LOC105903703 gene encoding sodium-dependent neutral amino acid transporter B(0)AT3-like isoform X2: MAESAGEKPADERPKWDNKVQYMLTCIGFAVGLGNVWRFPYLCQIYGGGAFLIPYLIALVFEGLPLLYLELAIGQRLRLGSIGVWNSISPYLGGVGMASMIVSFLVGVYYNTILAWVLWYLFHSFQNPLPWSECPVNDDRTGYVQECVDSTPVNYFWYRQTLNVTANIETSGSLQWWLVLCLATAWCIVYICFIKGIETIGKAVYVTATFPYLVLTIFIVRALTLPGATDGILYLFTPEWEILMKPQVWLDAATQIFFSLSLAFGGLIAFSSYNPQKNDCERDAVIVGCINSATSIYASIPIFAILGFKATSNYNSCLESNILSLTNSFDVGDQNITIENYNSWLDSLNRTDSVSVARLNLTKCNLQTFLDQSASGTGLAFIVFTEAVISMPGSQVWAVLFFIMLFSLGLSSMFGNLEGVLAPLRDLKVVPKWMPPQLFTAFIALLSFLVGLVFTMGSGNYWLEIFNNYVGSVSLLIIAFFELVGVIGFRGIRQFGDDIEFMTGRRPNLFWKACWLVISPLLLLVVFLAYIVVQVQTTPTYPAWNPDYVDFPQTEVQPYPTWVFVICVLLVAIPVAPIPIVALYKCISNLFRTTETDVQNRPSNPYCNEGFDKDT; the protein is encoded by the exons ATGGCAGAGAGCGCAGGGGAGAAGCCTGCTGATGAGAGACCCAAATGGGATAATAAAGTCCAGTACATGCTGACCTGCATTGGCTTTGCTGTGGGCCTGGGCAACGTGTGGAGATTCCCATACCTCTGTCAGATCtatggaggag GTGCGTTCCTCATCCCCTACCTGATAGCGCTGGTGTTTGAaggtcttcctctcctctacctggAGCTGGCTATCGGCCAGCGTCTCCGACTGGGGAGCATCGGAGTGTGGAACTCCATATCTCCTTACCTGGGAGGAGTGG GTATGGCTTCCATGATAGTGTCCTTCCTGGTGGGTGTGTACTACAACACCATCCTGGCCTGGGTTCTCTGGTACCTTTTCCATTCCTTCCAAAACCCTCTGCCTTGGAGTGAATGCCCCGTCAACGACGACCGCACAG GCTAcgtgcaggagtgtgtggacAGCACGCCCGTCAACTACTTCTGGTATCGGCAGACGCTGAACGTGACGGCCAACATCGAGACCAGCGGGTCCCTGCAGTGGTGGCTGGTGTTGTGTTTGGCAACGGCCTGGTGCATAGTCTACATCTGCTTCATAAAAGGGATCGAAACCATCGGCAAGGCA GTGTATGTAACAGCCACATTCCCATACCTGGTGTTGACCATCTTCATTGTCCGAGCTCTGACACTTCCTGGTGCAACGGACGGTATCCTCTACCTCTTCACTCCAGAG TGGGAGATCCTGATGAAGCCCCAGGTGTGGCTGGACGCCGCCACTCagattttcttctctctgtccctggccTTCGGTGGCCTCATAGCCTTCTCCAGCTACAACCCACAGAA GAATGACTGTGAGAGGGATGCTGTTATTGTGGGGTGCATTAATAGCGCTACCTCAATCTATGCCTCCATTCCAATATTCGCCATCCTGGGCTTCAAGGCAACCTCAAACTACAACTCCTGTCTGGAGAG CAACATCTTGTCCCTCACCAATTCCTTTGATGTTGGAGATCAGAACATAACCATAGAGAACTACAACAGTTGGCTGGACAGCCTGAACAGAACTGACTCAGTCTCTGTCGCCAGGCTGAACCTGACAAAATGCAACCTCCAGACATTCCTGGATCAG AGTGCATCAGGGACAGGTCTGGCCTTCATCGTGTTCACGGAGGCCGTGATTTCGATGCCGGGCTCTCAGGTGTGGGCTGTGCTCTTCTTCATCATGCTCTTCAGCCTGGGGCTCTCCTCCATGTTTGGGAACCTGGAAGGGGTTCTTGCCCCTCTGCGTGACCTCAAGGTGGTGCCCAAGTGGATGCCACCTCAACTCTTCACAG CATTTATCGCTCTGCTGTCATTCCTGGTGGGTCTGGTCTTCACCATGGGCTCAGGGAACTACTGGCTGGAGATCTTCAACAACTATGTGGGCTCAGTCTCCCTGCTCATCATCGCCTTCTTTGAGCTCGTTGGTGTCATTGGCTTTCGTGGAATTAGACA GTTCGGTGATGATATTGAGTTCATGACTGGGCGGCGTCCTAACCTGTTCTGGAAGGCGTGCTGGCTGGTCATCagtcctctgctgctgctggtcgtcTTTCTGGCCTACATCGTAGTTCAGGTCCAAACCACCCCCACATACCCCGCCTGGAACCCAGACTAT GTTGACTTCCCCCAGACAGAGGTGCAGCCCTACCCCACCTGGGTGTTCGTCATCTGTGTTCTCCTGGTGGCGATTCCGGTGGCACCCATACCCATAGTGGCCTTATACAAATGCATCTCCAATTTATTCAGAACCACGGAAACAGACGTCCAAAACAGACCATCAAATCCATACTGCAATGAAGGCTTTGACAAGGACACATAG
- the LOC105903703 gene encoding sodium-dependent neutral amino acid transporter B(0)AT3-like isoform X1 produces the protein MAESAGEKPADERPKWDNKVQYMLTCIGFAVGLGNVWRFPYLCQIYGGGAFLIPYLIALVFEGLPLLYLELAIGQRLRLGSIGVWNSISPYLGGVGMASMIVSFLVGVYYNTILAWVLWYLFHSFQNPLPWSECPVNDDRTGYVQECVDSTPVNYFWYRQTLNVTANIETSGSLQWWLVLCLATAWCIVYICFIKGIETIGKAVYVTATFPYLVLTIFIVRALTLPGATDGILYLFTPEWEILMKPQVWLDAATQIFFSLSLAFGGLIAFSSYNPQKNDCERDAVIVGCINSATSIYASIPIFAILGFKATSNYNSCLESNILSLTNSFDVGDQNITIENYNSWLDSLNRTDSVSVARLNLTKCNLQTFLDQSASGTGLAFIVFTEAVISMPGSQVWAVLFFIMLFSLGLSSMFGNLEGVLAPLRDLKVVPKWMPPQLFTAFIALLSFLVGLVFTMGSGNYWLEIFNNYVGSVSLLIIAFFELVGVIGFRGIRQFGDDIEFMTGRRPNLFWKACWLVISPLLLLVVFLAYIVVQVQTTPTYPAWNPDYVDFPQTEVQPYPTWVFVICVLLVAIPVAPIPIVALYKCISNLFRTTETDVQNRPSNPYCNEGFDKDT, from the exons ATGGCAGAGAGCGCAGGGGAGAAGCCTGCTGATGAGAGACCCAAATGGGATAATAAAGTCCAGTACATGCTGACCTGCATTGGCTTTGCTGTGGGCCTGGGCAACGTGTGGAGATTCCCATACCTCTGTCAGATCtatggaggag GTGCGTTCCTCATCCCCTACCTGATAGCGCTGGTGTTTGAaggtcttcctctcctctacctggAGCTGGCTATCGGCCAGCGTCTCCGACTGGGGAGCATCGGAGTGTGGAACTCCATATCTCCTTACCTGGGAGGAGTGG GTATGGCTTCCATGATAGTGTCCTTCCTGGTGGGTGTGTACTACAACACCATCCTGGCCTGGGTTCTCTGGTACCTTTTCCATTCCTTCCAAAACCCTCTGCCTTGGAGTGAATGCCCCGTCAACGACGACCGCACAG GCTAcgtgcaggagtgtgtggacAGCACGCCCGTCAACTACTTCTGGTATCGGCAGACGCTGAACGTGACGGCCAACATCGAGACCAGCGGGTCCCTGCAGTGGTGGCTGGTGTTGTGTTTGGCAACGGCCTGGTGCATAGTCTACATCTGCTTCATAAAAGGGATCGAAACCATCGGCAAG GCAGTGTATGTAACAGCCACATTCCCATACCTGGTGTTGACCATCTTCATTGTCCGAGCTCTGACACTTCCTGGTGCAACGGACGGTATCCTCTACCTCTTCACTCCAGAG TGGGAGATCCTGATGAAGCCCCAGGTGTGGCTGGACGCCGCCACTCagattttcttctctctgtccctggccTTCGGTGGCCTCATAGCCTTCTCCAGCTACAACCCACAGAA GAATGACTGTGAGAGGGATGCTGTTATTGTGGGGTGCATTAATAGCGCTACCTCAATCTATGCCTCCATTCCAATATTCGCCATCCTGGGCTTCAAGGCAACCTCAAACTACAACTCCTGTCTGGAGAG CAACATCTTGTCCCTCACCAATTCCTTTGATGTTGGAGATCAGAACATAACCATAGAGAACTACAACAGTTGGCTGGACAGCCTGAACAGAACTGACTCAGTCTCTGTCGCCAGGCTGAACCTGACAAAATGCAACCTCCAGACATTCCTGGATCAG AGTGCATCAGGGACAGGTCTGGCCTTCATCGTGTTCACGGAGGCCGTGATTTCGATGCCGGGCTCTCAGGTGTGGGCTGTGCTCTTCTTCATCATGCTCTTCAGCCTGGGGCTCTCCTCCATGTTTGGGAACCTGGAAGGGGTTCTTGCCCCTCTGCGTGACCTCAAGGTGGTGCCCAAGTGGATGCCACCTCAACTCTTCACAG CATTTATCGCTCTGCTGTCATTCCTGGTGGGTCTGGTCTTCACCATGGGCTCAGGGAACTACTGGCTGGAGATCTTCAACAACTATGTGGGCTCAGTCTCCCTGCTCATCATCGCCTTCTTTGAGCTCGTTGGTGTCATTGGCTTTCGTGGAATTAGACA GTTCGGTGATGATATTGAGTTCATGACTGGGCGGCGTCCTAACCTGTTCTGGAAGGCGTGCTGGCTGGTCATCagtcctctgctgctgctggtcgtcTTTCTGGCCTACATCGTAGTTCAGGTCCAAACCACCCCCACATACCCCGCCTGGAACCCAGACTAT GTTGACTTCCCCCAGACAGAGGTGCAGCCCTACCCCACCTGGGTGTTCGTCATCTGTGTTCTCCTGGTGGCGATTCCGGTGGCACCCATACCCATAGTGGCCTTATACAAATGCATCTCCAATTTATTCAGAACCACGGAAACAGACGTCCAAAACAGACCATCAAATCCATACTGCAATGAAGGCTTTGACAAGGACACATAG
- the LOC105903703 gene encoding sodium-dependent neutral amino acid transporter B(0)AT3-like isoform X3, producing the protein MASMIVSFLVGVYYNTILAWVLWYLFHSFQNPLPWSECPVNDDRTGYVQECVDSTPVNYFWYRQTLNVTANIETSGSLQWWLVLCLATAWCIVYICFIKGIETIGKAVYVTATFPYLVLTIFIVRALTLPGATDGILYLFTPEWEILMKPQVWLDAATQIFFSLSLAFGGLIAFSSYNPQKNDCERDAVIVGCINSATSIYASIPIFAILGFKATSNYNSCLESNILSLTNSFDVGDQNITIENYNSWLDSLNRTDSVSVARLNLTKCNLQTFLDQSASGTGLAFIVFTEAVISMPGSQVWAVLFFIMLFSLGLSSMFGNLEGVLAPLRDLKVVPKWMPPQLFTAFIALLSFLVGLVFTMGSGNYWLEIFNNYVGSVSLLIIAFFELVGVIGFRGIRQFGDDIEFMTGRRPNLFWKACWLVISPLLLLVVFLAYIVVQVQTTPTYPAWNPDYVDFPQTEVQPYPTWVFVICVLLVAIPVAPIPIVALYKCISNLFRTTETDVQNRPSNPYCNEGFDKDT; encoded by the exons ATGGCTTCCATGATAGTGTCCTTCCTGGTGGGTGTGTACTACAACACCATCCTGGCCTGGGTTCTCTGGTACCTTTTCCATTCCTTCCAAAACCCTCTGCCTTGGAGTGAATGCCCCGTCAACGACGACCGCACAG GCTAcgtgcaggagtgtgtggacAGCACGCCCGTCAACTACTTCTGGTATCGGCAGACGCTGAACGTGACGGCCAACATCGAGACCAGCGGGTCCCTGCAGTGGTGGCTGGTGTTGTGTTTGGCAACGGCCTGGTGCATAGTCTACATCTGCTTCATAAAAGGGATCGAAACCATCGGCAAG GCAGTGTATGTAACAGCCACATTCCCATACCTGGTGTTGACCATCTTCATTGTCCGAGCTCTGACACTTCCTGGTGCAACGGACGGTATCCTCTACCTCTTCACTCCAGAG TGGGAGATCCTGATGAAGCCCCAGGTGTGGCTGGACGCCGCCACTCagattttcttctctctgtccctggccTTCGGTGGCCTCATAGCCTTCTCCAGCTACAACCCACAGAA GAATGACTGTGAGAGGGATGCTGTTATTGTGGGGTGCATTAATAGCGCTACCTCAATCTATGCCTCCATTCCAATATTCGCCATCCTGGGCTTCAAGGCAACCTCAAACTACAACTCCTGTCTGGAGAG CAACATCTTGTCCCTCACCAATTCCTTTGATGTTGGAGATCAGAACATAACCATAGAGAACTACAACAGTTGGCTGGACAGCCTGAACAGAACTGACTCAGTCTCTGTCGCCAGGCTGAACCTGACAAAATGCAACCTCCAGACATTCCTGGATCAG AGTGCATCAGGGACAGGTCTGGCCTTCATCGTGTTCACGGAGGCCGTGATTTCGATGCCGGGCTCTCAGGTGTGGGCTGTGCTCTTCTTCATCATGCTCTTCAGCCTGGGGCTCTCCTCCATGTTTGGGAACCTGGAAGGGGTTCTTGCCCCTCTGCGTGACCTCAAGGTGGTGCCCAAGTGGATGCCACCTCAACTCTTCACAG CATTTATCGCTCTGCTGTCATTCCTGGTGGGTCTGGTCTTCACCATGGGCTCAGGGAACTACTGGCTGGAGATCTTCAACAACTATGTGGGCTCAGTCTCCCTGCTCATCATCGCCTTCTTTGAGCTCGTTGGTGTCATTGGCTTTCGTGGAATTAGACA GTTCGGTGATGATATTGAGTTCATGACTGGGCGGCGTCCTAACCTGTTCTGGAAGGCGTGCTGGCTGGTCATCagtcctctgctgctgctggtcgtcTTTCTGGCCTACATCGTAGTTCAGGTCCAAACCACCCCCACATACCCCGCCTGGAACCCAGACTAT GTTGACTTCCCCCAGACAGAGGTGCAGCCCTACCCCACCTGGGTGTTCGTCATCTGTGTTCTCCTGGTGGCGATTCCGGTGGCACCCATACCCATAGTGGCCTTATACAAATGCATCTCCAATTTATTCAGAACCACGGAAACAGACGTCCAAAACAGACCATCAAATCCATACTGCAATGAAGGCTTTGACAAGGACACATAG
- the LOC105903647 gene encoding sodium-dependent neutral amino acid transporter B(0)AT3-like produces MGEQDVSGRDGDKLERASSAGDRPKWDNKAQYLLTCIGFAVGVGNVWRFPYLCQIYGGGAFLIPYLIALVFEGLPLLYLELAIGQRLRLGSIGVWNSISPYLGGVGVSSMMVSFLVSVFYNTLLAWVLWYFFHSFQDPLPWSQCPVNENLTGYVEECVKSTSVNYFWYRETLNISPNIETNGSLHWWIIVCLGTAWLVVYICFIRGIETIGKAVYFTATFPYLVLTIFLIRALSLPGATDGLIYLFTPKWELLKNPQMWLDASTQIFFSLSVAFGGLIAFSSYNPLDNDCEVDAVIVGCVNSATSIYASIPIFAILGFKATSNYNSCVESNILALTNAFEIGDSNITHTNYDDWFTYLNRTDPVTVSQLDLKECDLQTFLDQSASGTGLAFIVFTEAVIKMPGSQVWSVLFFVMLFSLGLSSMFGNLEGVLTPLLDLNMVPKWMPRELFSALICLVCFLMALIFTMGSGNYWLEIFNTYVGSVPFLVIALFELIGIVFFYGTERFCKEIEFMTGRRPNLFWKVCWMGISPLLLLVVFLAYIVVQVQTTPTYPAWNPDYVNFPRTEVQPYPDWVFAICVLLATVPVLPIPIVALYRLTQPITTRQPANDNTTAFSERQIRP; encoded by the exons ATGGGGGAGCAGGATGTTTCTGGACGTGATGGAGACAAGCTTGAGAGAGCCAGTTCAGCAGGGGATAGGCCTAAATGGGACAATAAGGCTCAGTATCTGCTGACCTGCATCGGCTTTGCTGTGGGCGTAGGAAATGTGTGGAGGTTCCCATACCTTTGCCAGATCTATGGAGGAG GTGCGTTCCTCATCCCCTACCTGATAGCGCTGGTGTTTGAaggtcttcctctcctctacctggAGCTGGCTATCGGCCAGCGTCTTCGACTGGGGAGCATCGGAGTGTGGAACTCCATATCTCCTTACCTGGGAGGAGTGG GTGTGTCTTCCATGATGGTGTCCTTcttggtgtctgtgttttataacACTCTTCTGGCCTGGGTCCTCTGGTACTTCTTCCACTCCTTTCAGGACCCCCTGCCCTGGAGTCAGTGTCCCGTCAATGAAAACCTCACAG GCTatgtagaggagtgtgtgaaaaGCACCTCTGTAAACTACTTCTGGTACCGTGAGACCCTGAACATCTCACCTAACATTGAGACCAATGGATCGCTCCACTGGTGGATCATCGTGTGTCTTGGAACTGCGTGGCTCGTCGTCTACATTTGTTTCATCCGAGGAATTGAGACCATTGGAAAG GCAGTGTATTTCACAGCCACATTCCCCTACCTGGTGCTGACCATCTTCCTGATTCGAGCGCTAAGTCTCCCAGGAGCTACAGATGGCCTCATTTACCTGTTCACACCTAAG TGGGAACTGCTGAAAAATCCTCAGATGTGGCTTGATGCCTCGACTCaaatcttcttctctctctctgtggccttTGGAGGCCTCATCGCCTTCTCCAGCTACAACCCTCTGGA CAATGACTGTGAGGTGGATGCTGTTATTGTGGGGTGCGTAAACAGCGCCACCTCAATCTATGCCTCCATTCCAATATTCGCCATCCTGGGCTTCAAGGCAACCTCAAACTACAACTCCTGTGTGGAGAG TAACATCCTGGCCCTGACCAATGCATTTGAAATTGGTGACAGCAACATAACTCACACAAACTACGATGACTGGTTTACCTATTTAAACAGAACTGATCCTGTAACAGTGTCACAGTTGGACTTGAAGGAGTGCGACCTCCAAACATTTCTGGATCAG AGTGCATCAGGAACAGGTTTGGCCTTCATAGTGTTCACTGAGGCTGTGATCAAGATGCCGGGCTCTCAGGTGTGGTCTGTGCTCTTCTTCGTCATGCTCTTCAGCCTGGGGCTCTCGTCCATGTTTGGCAACCTGGAAGGAGTCCTCACGCCTCTGCTCGACCTCAACATGGTCCCCAAGTGGATGCCCAGAGAGCTCTTCAGTG cGCTGATATGCCTGGTGTGTTTCCTCATGGCTCTGATCTTCACCATGGGCTCGGGGAACTACTGGTTGGAGATCTTTAACACCTACGTTGGATCTGTGCCTTTCCTCGTCATCGCCTTGTTTGAGCTCATTGGCATTGTGTTTTTCTATGGAACTGAAAG GTTTTGTAAAGAGATTGAGTTCATGACTGGGCGGCGTCCTAACCTGTTCTGGAAGGTGTGCTGGATGGGCATCagtcctctgctgctgctggtcgtcTTTCTGGCCTACATTGTAGTTCAGGTCCAAACCACCCCCACATACCCCGCCTGGAACCCAGACTAT GTGAACTTTCCTCGAACAGAGGTGCAGCCGTATCCAGACTGGGTGTTTGCTATCTGCGTTCTCCTAGCAACGGTGCCTGTCTTGCCCATACCCATTGTCGCCCTCTACAGGCTGACACAACCCATCACAACAAGGCAACCTGCAAATGACAATACCACAGCCTTCAGTGAACGACAGATACGTCCCTGA
- the LOC105903646 gene encoding sodium-dependent neutral amino acid transporter B(0)AT1-like — translation MKLKLPNPGLDERIPSHAKLEKLEVEEADSRPKWDNKAQYMLTCVGFCIGLGNVWRFPYLCQSHGGGAFIIPFLILLVLEGVPLLFLEFAIGQRLRSGSVGVWRSIHPYLTGVGIASMMVSFLVSLYYNTILSWVIWYLFNSFQSPLPWSQCPLNENRTALVSECARSSSVDYFWYRETLDTSAAIDDSGGLQWWLVLVSLCAWAVLYVCCIRGIESTGKAVYVTSTLPYVVLLIFLIRGLTLKGSVSGIQFLFTPDVKELMNPQTWLDAGAQVFYSFGLAWGGLISFSSYNSVHNNCEQDAVIISIITGCTSLYAAIVIYSIIGFRATEKFDDCLSGNILALLNTFDLAEGSINESNYDVELQRLNGTSPDIIQGLQLRGCDIQTFLSEGVEGTGLAFIVFTEAITKMPISPLWSVLFFIMLFCLGLSSLFGNIEGVVVPLQDLKVLPKTWSKEVYTGLTCLVSFLMALIFSQRSGNYWVALFDTFAGSIPLLTIAFFEMIAVSYIYGIDRFSEDIEFMIGHKPNIFWRASWMVISPLIVLAIFIAYFVSKVTEELTYTAWVPDSENFPNLANLPYPGWIYVIIFILAGVPSLAVPFVALFKYIQNRCGRGH, via the exons ATGAAGCTGAAACTACCTAACCCAGGTCTGGATGAACGAATACCATCCCATGCAAAGTTGGAGAAGCTCGAGGTGGAGGAGGCGGATAGTAGACCCAAATGGGACAACAAAGCCCAGTACATGCTCACTTGTGTGGGGTTCTGCATCGGGCTGGGAAACGTCTGGCGGTTTCCTTACCTATGTCAGAGTCATGGAGGAG GTGCGTTCATCATACCCTTCCTGATTCTGCTGGTTCTGGAGGGGGTCCCTCTTCTGTTCCTTGAGTTTGCCATTGGCCAGAGGCTCAGGAGTGGcagtgtgggggtgtggaggtCCATCCATCCTTACCTCACTGGAGTCG GGATTGCATCTATGATGGTGTCCTTCCTAGTCTCCCTCTACTACAACACCATTCTGTCCTGGGTGATATGGTACCTCTTCAACTCCTTTCAGAGTCCTCTCCCTTGGAGCCAGTGCCCTTTGAATGAAAACAGAACTG CTCTAGTGTCAGAGTGTGCTCGGAGCTCCTCGGTGGATTACTTCTGGTACAGAGAGACCCTCGACACCTCCGCTGCTATTGATGACTCGGGTGGACTGCAGTGGTGGCTGGTGCTGGTGTCGCTGTGTGCCTGGGCAGTGCTCTACGTCTGCTGCATCCGAGGGATCGAGTCCACTGGCAAG GCTGTGTATGTGACCTCGACTCTACCTTACGTGGTTCTTCTCATCTTCCTGATCCGTGGGTTAACCCTAAAAGGTTCTGTGAGCGGCATACAGTTCCTCTTCACCCCAGAT GTTAAAGAGTTAATGAATCCACAAACTTGGTTGGACGCAGGTGCTCAAGTTTTCTATTCCTTTGGTCTTGCCTGGGGAGGCCTAATCTCTTTCTCAAGCTACAACTCTGTGCA CAACAACTGTGAGCAAGACGCCGTCATCATTTCCATAATAACTGGATGTACCTCCCTCTATGCTGCCATAGTCATCTATTCCATAATTGGGTTCAGAGCCACTGAGAAGTTTGACGACTGCCTTAGCGG GAATATCTTGGCCCTGCTGAATACCTTTGACCTTGCTGAGGGAAGCATCAACGAGAGCAACTACGATGTGGAGCTCCAAAGACTAAATGGAACTTCGCCGGATATCATTCAGGGGTTACAGCTGAGGGGCTGTGACATACAGACATTCCTCAGTGAG GGTGTGGAGGGAACTGGCCTGGCCTTCATAGTCTTCACAGAGGCCATCACCAAGATGCCCATCTCCCCCCTGTGGTCCGTGCTCTTCTTCATCATGCTCTTCTGCTTGGGGCTCTCCAGTTTGTTTGGCAACATTGAAGGGGTGGTCGTGCCTCTACAAGACCTCAAAGTCCTACCCAAGACATGGTCCAAAGAGGTTTACACAG GTCTAACATGCCTTGTTTCCTTCCTGATGGCTTTGATCTTTTCTCAACGCTCGGGTAACTACTGGGTGGCACTGTTCGATACTTTCGCTGGCTCAATCCCTTTGCTCACCATAGCCTTCTTTGAAATGATTGCAGTGTCGTACATATATGGAATAGACAG GTTTAGTGAGGACATTGAGTTCATGATTGGTCACAAGCCCAACATCTTCTGGAGGGCATCGTGGATGGTCATAAGTCCTTTGATAGTGCTTGCCATATTTATTGCTTACTTCGTCTCCAAAGTCACAGAGGAGCTCACCTACACGGCATGGGTTCCGGACTCG GAAAACTTTCCAAACTTGGCCAACCTCCCATATCCTGGGTGGATCTacgtcatcatcttcatcctgGCTGGCGTGCCAAGCTTGGCGGTTCCATTTGTGGCCCTTTTtaaatacatccaaaacagatGTGGCAGAGGCCACTGA